tgaagcaagacatcttcgtctaggtctagctgccgatggtgtaaatccacataaatctctaagtagtaggcatagttcgtggcctgtcttccttgttatgtacaatcttcctccgtggttagtgatgagaagaaagtttttgatgctcacgttaatgattacaggcccaaaacaaccgggacacgatatagatgtttatttggcaccattaattgatgatttgaaagatttgtatgaaaatggtgttgaggcatatgatggttttaagaaagaagtctttaacttaaaagctgttttgttgtggactgttaatgatttcccagcttatggtaatctatcagggttaagcacaaaaggttaccagggatgtccaatatgttgcactaacacaaagGCTATTCGTCTgtctaatgggcacaaaatttgttatcTTAGAACCGACATCGAAGAAGGAATATGGGTCGATTGTTTAATGCTATTATGTAGGGTCCATCTTCATCTAATCACAAATCCCTATCTCgaagcccacatttatcatcagttggatctcacgtagtcatccccgctgaaataactcaaccagaaccttcaaattggttaacagataaccaatgggacaaaattgatATGAGTCTAAAATTCATAGTGAAGGAGTATTATTCCAataaaggaatagatggggttgtacaagttcccgttgacccggagtttataggagaacgcgaggctatcttcatcacttcggaagacgtttatcaagcagcctccatggataatattggatcctcagctatgctgtttggtatgaggtatgtatcaatccgttatgtcattacaaactattagaggagtttgaatatattagatattcatccgtagtgaagtaagttctgagatgaaattgtgtgctgcggagataacagaaggttgagaacatgtgtgtcttagtgaagtaggttctgcgaattttgtgtgctgcggtggcttatggttgagaacatgcatgttgtttgttgtatgctttgtctgaattgaatttataggttctaataattttggatatgctatagaaacagaggaaactctgcccaatttttttttgacgatattaatttattaattgaaaatgtaatatgaatgattgattctctacagatgcatttgggaaagcatgcacccaaattcacgacaattatataaattttttgacaccgaacatctttctattggcaatgatgaaagtaaaaactatacggtggatcttatagccaaatggatgatgactatggatagacgaggccaaatatatttcattccttggattgttgagtaagaacgaactacttaaacattatcactactatggttgaattttaattttataataatcatattttattattattttagtcgacattggatgttggtgctcgtgatgatgcgggggatgaccataattttggaccctttaaaaaatcataaatctccaccaataattacggaggttatggaaaagtaagttcttcatttgtaatgtatgcattattaatttttaaaagttgagagcataatatgtatttaattaattttaatttttgtagagcatacgcacaatgtttggaaaatgaatacatcggcacatttacaaaattggtgagaggttcttgtccaaaacaacctgaaagtcatgaatgtggttattatgtactaagatacatttatgatcttgtaaatgcaccgaatccagcagaagttatcaagaagaaagtatgttatattttaaactcttttttgcttaagaaaaaatagatattgtatttaattatctaatctatattaacttttcaattttgcagtggtttgacaaaaagcaattcaatgtcaaagatgatctactaccactacaaagtgattggttagctagattaatgccatttgtttatgaaaactaaatttttgtatgtatgtaagattaaagtgctaacttatattggttagaaTGATTAAAGTCTTTAATTCATTACTAGCCATTTATTTTGTATtagatatgaaatgtatatataataatttaacaaattagttatactattgaaaataattatttattaaaattgaaaattaatttttttttattaaaaatgctcGGTTATCAAccgaaattaaatattttttttttattgagaaagcccttttctctgcggttgtagaaagccaaccgcggagaaaagagagctttctctgcggttctagtaagaaaaccgcagagaaagctctcttttctccgcggtttgcttactagaaccgcagagaaagctctcttttctccgcggttggctttctacaaccgcagagaaaagtgtagcttttctccgcggtttgcgtATCACTTTTCtttgcggtcgaatacactgcgcttttcaatactctcgaaaaccgcagtgtattgagtaaaaaaaccgcagagaaaggccttttttgtagtagtgctcgaacatatccacataataatgtggcctcatccgtacctcaccaacatgcataaaaatatacaaatatgccctcaacgggccaaattaccaaaatatccttataatgaaaagttgacccacatgcatgcaattatcaccatataatcatataatcatgcatttaattacataatgatataataaatcaattatggccctcccgaccccctaatccaggtaTTAAACCACATTAGAGATTTTGAGACATTACAGTAATCATAACTTGGTAATTGTTGTCTGCCTCTCTTTCATTGAGTTTACTTGATGCAACAACGTCTGAAACCGAACCAATGGCTAATTGGCATGCGCGACCCTGCGCAAGAAACATGTTATATACAAATGAGCATGGTTAAATAGTAAAGAAATCTATTTAGTTTTGGAATagtcaagaaagtttaattacctcttgcgaaagcggttgtagtgcaataaATGGAATTAGATTGAGATTTATAATCCTTGAATTTTCATGCAAGTCAAACTTTCTTGATGGAAATCTTgtagaaaactagtaatcttaaaagctagagagagagagagagatgtgagTAATCAATTCAACAATTAAGTCAAAtgacccctttaaatagtataggaaccctcattagactcaaccaatgagattagtaTACTTTTTAAGAGAAGAGTGGGCGATATCATTTTTATAATTTGTTAGAGCGAAATGAAAGATGTTATAAGCTAGCTTACAATATATgttgagaaatttaaatttcttttaatttttttttgcgtttttttagtattttcttttgaaattttagaaatctagcatatataatatattttggacactcaatacaatatatttttttaaaatcaaaatgaaaaatgtagctgcattttaaaaaaaaaattaacttttaagggcatgcaaagagaGCTCTAAAAGTTTTATTTAAAGATACTCAACAAGATCTTTTAGGATAcgtattgcgagtcctaaaaatattcttttagggtGAGCGAAAAGAGTCTTAAAAACTTTACGTAAATGCACTCAACATGATGTTTTAGGGCTCACAATACGAATCCTAAAAAACTTCACTTTTAAGGATCTCAAATAGAGGGCTCGCATCCTGCGAGTCTTAAAATCTTTTTAATGActcgtttttgtagtagtgtgttgacaaataaaataatgttggtttaattaaaattaataagagAATATATGCAAGTACTTGCATAGATCTTTTTAACATGGTTTTGTCCAAAGTTGGCCTAATCCACTATTATTGTATTTATGAGAGATATATCTCTCTCTAATTAAATTGTATTCTTAACAAAGATCAATCGCCCCCTTAAACTTTTTTATCTAAGCTTGCAATGAGACACTCGAGTGGGTTTTATCGGAATGGACTCATTTTCCAGAGCTCGCAGAGGAATACTTGAGTACTTTCTTACAACGAGCTCTTGACTGATTGGAATGCCATGACGTATGCTACATGATTTTTACGTGTATATGTGTCTCAACGTGTTTTAATAGATTTATTACCGTAAcagttgtttatgtttattattataAGTTCAACCTCATGATAAGACAATCCTTATTTGGGCACCAACGCACCATTACCAAACGGTCCAAACTATCGCTCGTAGGTACCAATGACAACACTACATTGTGCGTCGACACATTTTTTAAGAATGCTCATTtaattttcttatgtttttttttttggatgggGCTATAGGTTCTTATATATTTGGTGAGGTGTATATAATTGATCTCGGACTTCTTTTGTTTTGTCGTTTCATCATTCATTTAAAggaaatttatattaattaattaattttcttttccaagcACATAGAACATATACGGTGATGTAATTTGTATTGGCCGTAAAGGAAACAGACGAAGTTTGGTGTCATAATTTGTCAATAAACAATGGCTAATATAATtagtagttaaataaattaaggGATATACTAATCAGTGGTTAAATACATGAtgattaaataacataaaattagtTGATACATCACCATTATCAACTTCTGCAACTCTGTCGGTGACAGGAAATCTCACCAATAATCCTATTACCCTCCTCATATATTATTGAATTATAGTCGTGATTCTTCggttttaatttatatatatatataaatattattaaaaagaaGTTTGTGTATCAGTAGAGGGAATGAATTTCAATTTTCCATATATTATTCGCTAGCTAAGCTAAATATAAACAATCACGTACTCTCCACTATTTTAATTCATTGTAATATTTAACGCTCTTCTCATATCCTTTTATAGTGTCCAAAACATGACAGTTGACCTCATATATGCAAATAGCAATAGAGAGAATAAAAGGCTAGCTAGATATTGGTGTaacatacatattatatatatattgatataattTGGTTTTCGGAGATGTTTATAAGAAAAAACTTTGTAGGTAAACACATTATATTGGTTTCAAACACAACTGGaggaaataatatataataatatatttttttatatagtttaATGGAGTTTTGATTATAAACAAATATTAATGACTAATCAGTTGGTTAgagagaaaataaataattgaatgcAAAATGACAAACCAAATTCTccaaataatgaatattattaaGATGGTATCATTAAATGGGAAAGAGAGATTAATATAATCTTCCAATATTCATTTGCATTCTCTCAAAATGTCCACACCTGTAGAACTAGAGCTTCTCCTCTTCCTCTGGCCTCTCCCATTAGTTGATATCTAATATACATGTAAAGAGAGCTAGCTAGTCCTCATAACTAAACCTAATTAGTTAAGTTTGCATATAGTGGAGTACAATATAATGAAGCTTCTAGCTCCTTTGCCTTCGTCGTCGTCTTCGTCGTCGGTTCTGAAAAGGCCTCGGCAGCTGTCTCAATACCTTTTCTCCTTACTAGCATTTATTGTATTCGTCACTATCCTCTACAGCGAGGACTTCTTGTGCATATTCCgccagcagcagcagcagctcaAACTCGAGCCCGACTCGGACCGAGTCCACTCTGGAACCGGTGAGTACTTACTACTCTCATCTATCTCTGGAACTTGTTACATACAATTGTATAGCTTGGTGAGTACTCCATTGTCACAACATCTACAGTTACACCAATATGCTTTGCTTTCTCCGtcttttttgttaaaaaaaaaaattctaaatattaGGTGACTTTAGATTTATAGTAAGACTTTGATACAATGTTGCTCTTTCTTTCACCACCTttcttttcattattattattattttatagacAAAATATAGTAATATACGTGCAGCGTATATATATAGTAGTACTTTTTTGTAGGGATATATAGTAGTATATTATTCAttctttttataaatattatataaggTTTGTACCGCGTAATTAATATAGAATTTAAACCTTGTACAATTTATTTTAGTTTTCGCATTTGGTCATTCTACATGAGAATTGTAAATTAATACTGTAACTTATGCATTTGGTCGTTTTGATCACAAATGTCAAAATTAATACCCGGAAAATATTTCTTGgggtgaaaaaatatatagtactGTCTTCAAGTATTTGTTAATTTTGGTAATAATGAACGACGCTTGTTTTTTGGACAAAACTACTGTAACTTTTattaagaaaaatgaaagaaactTCTAATAATTAGGTGGGAAagaaatattaaattataaaatgatgAGAAGTTCCCGTATTTAGCCAGAGTTGGTAAaacataatttatatatatatatatttatatatatttgcaaTTTGTAAAATTTggtcaaatataattttttaaaatgttattaATTTTGTAAAATGACATTCTTTCTTTTGCAATATAATTTTGACACATTGGATATTAGATGTTATTTtggaaataattataaaaaaaatattattttacaaaataaaattagCCATGGTAGAAACAAAAATTCATttgattttattgttttaaattagTTATAGTGAAAATAAATTGTGGTTGGTATAATTAACAGGTGAAGCAGATATAGTTTGGGATAAGAAAGAGATTATTAtagaagagaaagaagagaagatACCGTTTTCAGTAGGGAAAAGTGAAGAAAGTTGCGACATATTTAGTGGAAGATGGGTTTGGGATGAGTCTAGACCTCTTTACGAAGAGTCAGATTGTTCTTATATACAGTCTCAGTTGACATGTATGGAACATGGTCGTCCAGACAAGAATTTTCGAAATTGGAGATGGCAACCTCATGATTGTCAACTTCCCAAGTAATAATTACCTCTCTATTAAT
This genomic interval from Humulus lupulus chromosome 8, drHumLupu1.1, whole genome shotgun sequence contains the following:
- the LOC133793972 gene encoding uncharacterized protein LOC133793972 codes for the protein MSLKFIVKEYYSNKGIDGVVQVPVDPEFIGEREAIFITSEDVYQAASMDNIGSSAMLFGMRCIWESMHPNSRQLYKFFDTEHLSIGNDESKNYTVDLIAKWMMTMDRRGQIYFIPWIVDRHWMLVLVMMRGMTIILDPLKNHKSPPIITEVMEKAYAQCLENEYIGTFTKLVRGSCPKQPESHECGYYVLRYIYDLVNAPNPAEVIKKKWFDKKQFNVKDDLLPLQSDWLARLMPFVYEN